Proteins encoded by one window of Glycine soja cultivar W05 chromosome 15, ASM419377v2, whole genome shotgun sequence:
- the LOC114386706 gene encoding transmembrane protein 64-like produces the protein MMTPESLEELEKHAISGHHVRGNSEYVRLAISDEPRAVETEMLQPLADSRMKSFMWWIKVFLWCFIIVILGLVILKWGVPFTFEKVLYPIMEWEATTFGRPVLALVLVASLALFPVFFIPSGPSMWLAGMIFGYGLGFVIIMIGTTIGMVLPYLIGLIFRDRIHQWLKRWPKNAAMIRLAGEGSWFHQFQVVALFRVSPFPYTIFNYAVVVTNMRFWPYLCGSIAGMVPEAFIYIYSGRLIRTLADAQYGKHQLTTVEIVYNIISFIVAVVTTIAFTVYAKRTLNELKIAEANQEAASVSGSGNLEMEKGSH, from the exons ATGATGACACCGGAATCATTGGAGGAGTTGGAAAAACATGCAATCTCGGGTCATCATGTGAGGGGGAATAGTGAATATGTTAGACTTGCCATATCGGATGAACCGAGGGCTGTTGAAACTGAAATGCTACAGCCTCTAGCAGACTCAAGAATGAAATCTTTCATGTGGTGGATTAAAGTCTTTTTATGGTGCTTTATCATTGTTATACTTGGTCTTGTTATATTGAAATGGGGAGTGCCATTTACTTTTGAAAAG gtcCTTTATCCAATCATGGAGTGGGAAGCAACTACCTTTGGCCGTCCAGTTCTTGCCCTTGTACTTGTTGCTTCTCTGGCTTTATTCCCAGTATTTTTTATCCCTTCTGGCCCTTCCATGTGGTTGGCTGGGATGATTTTTGGTTATGGCCTTGGCTTTGTTATAATAATGATTGGAACAACCATTGGGATGGTCCTCCCTTACTTAATTGGACTAATTTTCCGTGACCGCATTCAT CAATGGTTAAAGAGATGGCCCAAGAATGCTGCAATGATTAGGCTTGCTGGGGAAGGAAGCTGGTTCCATCAATTTCAAGTAGTTGCTCTATTTAGAGTTTCACCTTTTCCATATACCATATTCAACTATGCTGTAGTAGTGACAAATATGAGGTTTTGGCCGTACTTATGTGGATCAATAGCAGGAATGGTGCCAGAAGCTTTCATTTACATCTACAG TGGTCGATTAATAAGGACTTTGGCAGACGCACAGTATGGGAAGCACCAATTGACCACTGTGGAAATCGTGTATaacattatttcatttattgttGCTGTTGTTACCACCATTGCCTTCACTGTTTATGCAAAAAGGACCTTAAATGAACTCAAGATTGCAGAGGCCAATCAGGAAGCTGCCTCTGTATCTGGGAGTGGTAATCTTGAGATGGAGAAAGGTTCCCATTGA
- the LOC114387457 gene encoding MLO-like protein 13 translates to MAEELNQSLEYTPTWIVAVVCSIIVFISLCVERALHKLGKYLKSKGQTALYEALTKLEEELMLLGFISLLLTVFQGLISDICISPNLATQMLPCKRPHRSPEGSEHYQIYYDAIINRRRLFSTDTGSDHCRQKGKVPLLSLESVHHLHIFIFVLAVVHAIFCVTTMLLGGAKIREWNSWEDYCRNKIISSKKDYREFFKVHADGYWRRAAVISWLRSFFKQFHGSVTKSDYLALRYGFVKEHHPQNPEYNFHNYMLRTLEVDFKTVVGISWYLWLFVVLFLLMDLEGWHTYFWLAFLPLILLLLVGAKLEHIIARLAQESIDMMGKEDSRSVKPSDEYFWFTRPSLVLHLLHFILFQNSFEIAFLFWIWTTYGLDSCIMEKIAYVIPRLIMGVIVQVLCSYSTLPLYTIVTQMGSKSKAEKAEPSSLIGTKGGSPNNTRQSNHMIKESTQIDEQAIIMMEDATTSTIELPHIVHAPFERPNASNSYSSTNIHQHEFNFDIRKT, encoded by the exons ATGGCagaagaattgaaccagtctCTGGAATATACACCAACATGGATTGTTGCGGTTGTTTGCTCCATCATTGTTTTCATCTCTCTTTGTGTTGAGCGTGCCCTTCACAAACTTGGAAAG TACCTTAAGAGCAAAGGTCAGACTGCATTGTATGAAGCCTTGACAAAATTGGAAGAAG AATTGATGCTTTTAGGGTTCATTTCCCTGCTATTAACCGTATTTCAAGGTCTAATAAGCGATATTTGTATCTCACCAAATCTTGCAACCCAAATGCTTCCATGCAAGAGACCTCATAGGTCTCCAGAAGGTTCAGAGCATTATCAGATATACTATGATGCTATAATAAACAGACGGAGGCTTTTTTCTACTGATACTGGTTCAGATCATTGTAGGCAAAAG GGGAAGGTTCCATTGTTATCATTGGAATCTGTACATCACCTTcacatttttatctttgtattGGCCGTTGTACATGCAATATTCTGTGTCACCACAATGCTTCTTGGAGGAGCAAAG ATCCGCGAATGGAACAGCTGGGAGGATTATTGTAGGAACAAGATCATAAGTTCAA AAAAAGATTACCGTGAGTTCTTCAAAGTGCATGCTGACGGATATTGGAGAAGAGCAGCTGTTATTAGTTGGCTG AGATCATTCTTCAAGCAATTTCATGGCTCTGTTACAAAATCTGACTACCTTGCACTGCGGTACGGATTTGTCAAG GAACACCACCCACAAAACCCggaatataattttcataattacatGCTGCGGACACTTGAAGTCGACTTCAAAACAGTTGTAGGCATAAG CTGGTACCTGTGGCTCTTTGTTGTGCTGTTTTTGCTGATGGATCTTGAAG GATGGCACACTTATTTCTGGTTAGCCTTTTTACCATTGATT CTTCTACTTCTGGTGGGGGCAAAGTTGGAGCACATAATCGCTCGTTTGGCTCAGGAATCAATAGATATGATGGGAAAGGAAGATTCCCGTTCAGTGAAGCCATCAGATGAATACTTTTGGTTTACCCGTCCATCCCTAGTCCTTCACTTACTTCACTTCATTTTGTTTCAAAACTCTTTTGAGATTGCATTTTTGTTCTGGATTTGG ACAACATATGGATTGGATTCATGCATTATGGAGAAAATAGCCTACGTTATCCCAAGACTTATAATGGG TGTAATTGTTCAAGTGCTTTGCAGTTATAGCACCTTGCCTTTGTACACAATTGTGACTCAG ATGGGTAGCAAAAGCAAGGCTGAAAAGGCAGAACCATCTTCCTTGATAGGGACTAAAGGTGGCTCCCCCAATAATACAAGGCAGTCCAACCACATGATCAAAGAATCAACCCAAATTGATGAACAAGCAATAATCATGATGGAAGATGCAACAACATCTACAATTGAGCTTCCCCACATTGTCCATGCTCCTTTTGAGAGACCTAATGCATCCAATAGTTATTCTTCTACAAATATTCACCAGCATGAATTCAACTTTGatattagaaaaacttga